A single genomic interval of Hemiscyllium ocellatum isolate sHemOce1 chromosome 37, sHemOce1.pat.X.cur, whole genome shotgun sequence harbors:
- the ldlrad2 gene encoding low-density lipoprotein receptor class A domain-containing protein 2, whose translation MERTLGRFLPALLFLMLNTLHVDSMQTVSLVDSCGQSIRADGIIINSHQESQKGYFVTVGTDCEFTMEAISPRDKIQFQFRFFLVYSLLRESSILEPITAVQLLQPNVTGSLSLLSTPRPGQRVGLPLQGEELIDTCNAGSYVQFYDGKDRHSPPIRSLLCGKRIPKPVLSTGNYLTLRLVTRGQQPRVDFVGDFTSFQPGFETSACSEEQYFQCQNGKCIPKSLVCDSKSIDNCGDGSDESELLPTKCKDSKSYVSLLALYIILGVIAGLVLLFWCCWSPGWFIWRLSVCRFLPCCNSFCAACQLCTHSCCQTDNSRLSKVTPQSSVPVPV comes from the exons atggagaGAACCCTGGGCAGATTTCTGCCGGCCCTTCTCTTCCTCATGTTGAACACGCTTCATGTGGACTCCATGCAAACAG TCAGTCTGGTGGATTCCTGTGGACAGAGCATCAGGGCCGATGGGATCATTATCAACTCGCATCAAGAATCTCAAAAGGGTTATTTTGTCACTGTTGGGACTGACTGTGAGTTCACCATGGAGGCTATTTCCCCCAGGGATAAAATTCAGTTCCAGTTCAGATTCTTCTTGGTCTACAGTCTGCTCCGAGAGTCTTCTATTCTTGAGCCTATCACTGCAGTTCAATTGCTGCAGCCCAATGTGACAGGATCTCTGTCCCTGCTGAGTACCCCCAGACCAGGACAAAGAGTGGGCCTGCCACTTCAGGGAGAGGAGCTTATTGACACATGCAATGCTGGATCGTATGTACAATTTTACGATGGTAAGGATAGACATTCACCACCTATTCGCTCCCTTCTATGTGGGAAGAGAATCCCCAAGCCAGTTTTATCAACTGGGAACTACCTGACCTTAAGACTGGTCACCAGAGGTCAACAACCCCGAGTGGACTTTGTTGGAGATTTCACATCTTTTCAACCAG GATTCGAGACTTCAGCATGCAGTGAAGAGCAGTATTTCCAATGTCAAAATGGAAAATGCATTCCCAAGAGTCTGGTCTGTGATTCCAAAAGTATTGATAACTGTGGAGATGGCAGTGATGAATCCGAACTTCTTCCAACAAAATGCAAAG ACAGCAAGTCCTATGTTTCGCTGCTTGCACTCTACATCATCCTGGGAGTCATTGCTGGGCTGGTCCTGCTGTTCTGGTGTTGCTGGTCACCAGGTTGGTTTATTTGGAGGCTCAGTGTCTGCAGATTCCTCCCGTGCTGTAACTCCTTCTGTGCAGCCTGTCAGCTCTGCACTCATAGCTGCTGTCAGACTGACAACAGTCGACTGTCCAAGGTCACACCACAAAGCTCAGTCCCTGTACCTGTGTAG